The Tripterygium wilfordii isolate XIE 37 chromosome 4, ASM1340144v1, whole genome shotgun sequence genome has a window encoding:
- the LOC119995909 gene encoding uncharacterized protein LOC119995909 isoform X3 gives MGASSPTSLLLLVYFLLFLPNLAHASDKTTLRGINLEHPVLDITPRYISRHLSVRGSKDTLLCERVQVSGHSRLTLASYASAFRVTLIPSVEIPERLHGKIQICFHRNSSVGLCQCEKDEWKTLQKGLWSSVMSPYVSRYVDVKFSGDISGSVRVSVEEDSQRWRLLFLAVGFVLLLSAPIVSSWVPFYYSTSMVIGVLLVIIILLFQGMKLLPTGRKNFFYLTIYGSLVGVGSFLLHQFSMFVNSVLNSFGLSEEMYNPVSIFVLVGIILAGAALGYWMVRKFVISNDGTVDVGIAQFVKWAMRIIAATLIFQSTLDSLLAMGSFVTCYAVCSLITSPKWFHSSKRTGRVMMKHNHAEFLGRSPQNGSGGKMWNSPKRSYAWSDSPVKAGVISSSTHPGTRTRRDYYSTFHQMQMRKKFTKKEWEDFTEVSTRQAVAELSASPEFTDWIINNANRIQLVPDDYSSDSSEERAGSESDSTDEKTNVGSCKQFRWFNWFCD, from the exons GAATTAACCTAGAACATCCGGTTCTAGATATCACTCCACGTTACATATCCAGGCATTTATCTGTTCGTGGTTCAAAAGATACTTTGTTGTGTGAACGCGTCCAGGTTTCTGGTCACTCCAGATTGACACTCGCAAGTTATGCCTCTGCATTTCGAGTTACCTTGATTCCATCTGTTGAAATTCCAGAGAGACTGCATGGTAAAATTCAGATTTGTTTTCACCG GAATTCTTCAGTTGGATTGTGTCAATGCGAAAAGGATGAGTGGAAAACTCTTCAGAAGGGGCTATGGAGCTCTGTCATGTCACCTTATGTGAGCAGATATGTTGATGTGAAGTTCAGTGGTGATATATCTGGTTCTGTCCGAGTTTCTGTTGAAGAAG ATTCTCAGCGGTGGCGTCTCCTGTTTCTAGCTGTGGGATTCGTTCTACTGCTGTCCGCTCCCATTGTCAGCAGTTGGGTTCCTTTTTACTATAGCACGTCAATGGTCATTGGAGTTCTTCTCGTTATTATAATTCTTCTTTTCCAG GGAATGAAGTTATTGCCAACTGGAAGGAAAAATTTCTTCTATCTTACCATATATGGATCACTG GTTGGAGTGGGTTCTTTTCTCTTACATCAATTCTCGATGTTCGTGAATTCTGTTCTTAATAGTTTTGGGCTGAGTGAAGAGATGTACAATCCG GTCTCCATATTTGTACTAGTAGGAATTATTCTTGCAGGAGCAGCTCTAGGTTACTGGATGGTCAGGAAATTTGTAATCTCCAACGATGGAACTGTGGATGTTGGCATTGCGCAATTTGTGAAATGGGCAATGCGCATTATTGCTGCCACCTTAATCTTTCAG AGCACTCTTGATTCTCTTCTAGCAATGGGCTCCTTTGTAACCTGCTATGCAGTGTGCTCTCTGATAACTTCCCCAAAGTGGTTTCATTCAAG TAAAAGGACAGGACGGGTGATGATGAAGCACAACCATGCAGAATTTCTTGGCAGGTCCCCACAAAATGGCTCTGGTGGGAAGATGTGGAACAGTCCGAAGCGTTCATATGCTTGGTCTGATTCTCCTGTAAAAG CAGGTGTGATATCGTCATCTACTCATCCAGGGACAAGGACTAGGCGGGATTACTATTCAACCTTCCACCAGATGCAAATGCGAAAGAAGTTCACGAAGAAAGAGTGGGAAGATTTTACTGAAGTATCGACTCGGCAGGCTGTAGCTGAATTGTCTGCATCTCCAGAGTTCACTGATTGGATCATTAATAATGCTAACCGAATACAGCTCGTTCCTGATGACTATAGTTCAGATAGTTCAGAGGAAAGAGCGGGAAGTGAGTCGGATTCCACAGACGAGAAGACTAACGTAGGTAGCTGCAAGCAATTCAGGTGGTTTAATTGGTTTTGTGACTAG
- the LOC119995909 gene encoding uncharacterized protein LOC119995909 isoform X1 — protein MGASSPTSLLLLVYFLLFLPNLAHASDKTTLRVSGINLEHPVLDITPRYISRHLSVRGSKDTLLCERVQVSGHSRLTLASYASAFRVTLIPSVEIPERLHGKIQICFHRNSSVGLCQCEKDEWKTLQKGLWSSVMSPYVSRYVDVKFSGDISGSVRVSVEEDSQRWRLLFLAVGFVLLLSAPIVSSWVPFYYSTSMVIGVLLVIIILLFQGMKLLPTGRKNFFYLTIYGSLVGVGSFLLHQFSMFVNSVLNSFGLSEEMYNPVSIFVLVGIILAGAALGYWMVRKFVISNDGTVDVGIAQFVKWAMRIIAATLIFQSTLDSLLAMGSFVTCYAVCSLITSPKWFHSSKRTGRVMMKHNHAEFLGRSPQNGSGGKMWNSPKRSYAWSDSPVKAGVISSSTHPGTRTRRDYYSTFHQMQMRKKFTKKEWEDFTEVSTRQAVAELSASPEFTDWIINNANRIQLVPDDYSSDSSEERAGSESDSTDEKTNVGSCKQFRWFNWFCD, from the exons TCTCAGGAATTAACCTAGAACATCCGGTTCTAGATATCACTCCACGTTACATATCCAGGCATTTATCTGTTCGTGGTTCAAAAGATACTTTGTTGTGTGAACGCGTCCAGGTTTCTGGTCACTCCAGATTGACACTCGCAAGTTATGCCTCTGCATTTCGAGTTACCTTGATTCCATCTGTTGAAATTCCAGAGAGACTGCATGGTAAAATTCAGATTTGTTTTCACCG GAATTCTTCAGTTGGATTGTGTCAATGCGAAAAGGATGAGTGGAAAACTCTTCAGAAGGGGCTATGGAGCTCTGTCATGTCACCTTATGTGAGCAGATATGTTGATGTGAAGTTCAGTGGTGATATATCTGGTTCTGTCCGAGTTTCTGTTGAAGAAG ATTCTCAGCGGTGGCGTCTCCTGTTTCTAGCTGTGGGATTCGTTCTACTGCTGTCCGCTCCCATTGTCAGCAGTTGGGTTCCTTTTTACTATAGCACGTCAATGGTCATTGGAGTTCTTCTCGTTATTATAATTCTTCTTTTCCAG GGAATGAAGTTATTGCCAACTGGAAGGAAAAATTTCTTCTATCTTACCATATATGGATCACTG GTTGGAGTGGGTTCTTTTCTCTTACATCAATTCTCGATGTTCGTGAATTCTGTTCTTAATAGTTTTGGGCTGAGTGAAGAGATGTACAATCCG GTCTCCATATTTGTACTAGTAGGAATTATTCTTGCAGGAGCAGCTCTAGGTTACTGGATGGTCAGGAAATTTGTAATCTCCAACGATGGAACTGTGGATGTTGGCATTGCGCAATTTGTGAAATGGGCAATGCGCATTATTGCTGCCACCTTAATCTTTCAG AGCACTCTTGATTCTCTTCTAGCAATGGGCTCCTTTGTAACCTGCTATGCAGTGTGCTCTCTGATAACTTCCCCAAAGTGGTTTCATTCAAG TAAAAGGACAGGACGGGTGATGATGAAGCACAACCATGCAGAATTTCTTGGCAGGTCCCCACAAAATGGCTCTGGTGGGAAGATGTGGAACAGTCCGAAGCGTTCATATGCTTGGTCTGATTCTCCTGTAAAAG CAGGTGTGATATCGTCATCTACTCATCCAGGGACAAGGACTAGGCGGGATTACTATTCAACCTTCCACCAGATGCAAATGCGAAAGAAGTTCACGAAGAAAGAGTGGGAAGATTTTACTGAAGTATCGACTCGGCAGGCTGTAGCTGAATTGTCTGCATCTCCAGAGTTCACTGATTGGATCATTAATAATGCTAACCGAATACAGCTCGTTCCTGATGACTATAGTTCAGATAGTTCAGAGGAAAGAGCGGGAAGTGAGTCGGATTCCACAGACGAGAAGACTAACGTAGGTAGCTGCAAGCAATTCAGGTGGTTTAATTGGTTTTGTGACTAG
- the LOC119995909 gene encoding uncharacterized protein LOC119995909 isoform X2, with product MGASSPTSLLLLVYFLLFLPNLAHASDKTTLRVSGINLEHPVLDITPRYISRHLSVRGSKDTLLCERVQVSGHSRLTLASYASAFRVTLIPSVEIPERLHGKIQICFHRNSSVGLCQCEKDEWKTLQKGLWSSVMSPYVSRYVDVKFSGDISGSVRVSVEEDSQRWRLLFLAVGFVLLLSAPIVSSWVPFYYSTSMVIGVLLVIIILLFQGMKLLPTGRKNFFYLTIYGSLVGVGSFLLHQFSMFVNSVLNSFGLSEEMYNPVSIFVLVGIILAGAALGYWMVRKFVISNDGTVDVGIAQFVKWAMRIIAATLIFQSTLDSLLAMGSFVTCYAVCSLITSPKWFHSSKRTGRVMMKHNHAEFLGRSPQNGSGGKMWNSPKRSYAWSDSPVKGVISSSTHPGTRTRRDYYSTFHQMQMRKKFTKKEWEDFTEVSTRQAVAELSASPEFTDWIINNANRIQLVPDDYSSDSSEERAGSESDSTDEKTNVGSCKQFRWFNWFCD from the exons TCTCAGGAATTAACCTAGAACATCCGGTTCTAGATATCACTCCACGTTACATATCCAGGCATTTATCTGTTCGTGGTTCAAAAGATACTTTGTTGTGTGAACGCGTCCAGGTTTCTGGTCACTCCAGATTGACACTCGCAAGTTATGCCTCTGCATTTCGAGTTACCTTGATTCCATCTGTTGAAATTCCAGAGAGACTGCATGGTAAAATTCAGATTTGTTTTCACCG GAATTCTTCAGTTGGATTGTGTCAATGCGAAAAGGATGAGTGGAAAACTCTTCAGAAGGGGCTATGGAGCTCTGTCATGTCACCTTATGTGAGCAGATATGTTGATGTGAAGTTCAGTGGTGATATATCTGGTTCTGTCCGAGTTTCTGTTGAAGAAG ATTCTCAGCGGTGGCGTCTCCTGTTTCTAGCTGTGGGATTCGTTCTACTGCTGTCCGCTCCCATTGTCAGCAGTTGGGTTCCTTTTTACTATAGCACGTCAATGGTCATTGGAGTTCTTCTCGTTATTATAATTCTTCTTTTCCAG GGAATGAAGTTATTGCCAACTGGAAGGAAAAATTTCTTCTATCTTACCATATATGGATCACTG GTTGGAGTGGGTTCTTTTCTCTTACATCAATTCTCGATGTTCGTGAATTCTGTTCTTAATAGTTTTGGGCTGAGTGAAGAGATGTACAATCCG GTCTCCATATTTGTACTAGTAGGAATTATTCTTGCAGGAGCAGCTCTAGGTTACTGGATGGTCAGGAAATTTGTAATCTCCAACGATGGAACTGTGGATGTTGGCATTGCGCAATTTGTGAAATGGGCAATGCGCATTATTGCTGCCACCTTAATCTTTCAG AGCACTCTTGATTCTCTTCTAGCAATGGGCTCCTTTGTAACCTGCTATGCAGTGTGCTCTCTGATAACTTCCCCAAAGTGGTTTCATTCAAG TAAAAGGACAGGACGGGTGATGATGAAGCACAACCATGCAGAATTTCTTGGCAGGTCCCCACAAAATGGCTCTGGTGGGAAGATGTGGAACAGTCCGAAGCGTTCATATGCTTGGTCTGATTCTCCTGTAAAAG GTGTGATATCGTCATCTACTCATCCAGGGACAAGGACTAGGCGGGATTACTATTCAACCTTCCACCAGATGCAAATGCGAAAGAAGTTCACGAAGAAAGAGTGGGAAGATTTTACTGAAGTATCGACTCGGCAGGCTGTAGCTGAATTGTCTGCATCTCCAGAGTTCACTGATTGGATCATTAATAATGCTAACCGAATACAGCTCGTTCCTGATGACTATAGTTCAGATAGTTCAGAGGAAAGAGCGGGAAGTGAGTCGGATTCCACAGACGAGAAGACTAACGTAGGTAGCTGCAAGCAATTCAGGTGGTTTAATTGGTTTTGTGACTAG